The Alligator mississippiensis isolate rAllMis1 chromosome 14, rAllMis1, whole genome shotgun sequence DNA segment TGTAAACAAAAGCTATACAGGCCTCCGATCAGAACAAGCATCTTGGCAGAATGAGCGTAACAGACTACTGGAAAATAGCAGAAAGGTTCAGAATAAGGTGCACTGACATTTAGCACCTCAGAGAGCAGAACGGATGCCTTAACTAGGAGTTCGGACAGAATACACCACCAGTGAAGAGCTAAAATGATGCAAAATGAACTGCAATTTTAAATTAACTGTGGTCATCCAAAAAAATCCTCTTTAAATAACAAACTGAAAGTGCTCTTCTTCAGTATGCGCCTAGATGCCCGTTAACAAATTCAGGGTACCTAGCACTGGAAAAGGCACTACACGAGTAATACGTAAGACTGCACACAACATTATTACTGTCCAATCCTGCAGAGTGTCAAGTGTCTCTTGCAAGGTGTGAGCACTTTTAATGacctttgaagtcaatggtaatTGAGGGCCTGCAGAGGCACTCAGCAACTCTCAGAGTCAAACCCTTGAGGAGTAACATGGTTTACTCAAGGGGAAAAATATATACCCAAGGGACCAAACGTTGCGAGATGCTGAGCTCTTGCGACTCCCACAGAAACCACAGAATTATGGGTAGTCAGCACGCTGCGGGCTCAATCACAATGCCTGCAAATAATTTTTAATAAGCTCTGTTCTTTATGAGACAAGACGACTGGATTCTCTGTCCCTCATGCGACAATTTTTGAGCGCAGAAAGCAAACAAAGGAAAGGCTAAACTAATTAAAAAGATATTTTATAAGAACAAAAAGTAACTTACACCAGGGTTGAGAACTTGTACACTGCGTGCAAATGTCAACTTGAAGTGATAAAGGACCTCTAAATTATCATTGCATTCGATGAGGGATGTGCGCCGAAAATGCCAACAGGACTATTGCACGGTGCCATAACAAGTTCTGCCCTCATTATGTACACCTACCCAAGTCCTGCTGAATATCCAGCAGTTCGACAGAAAATAaaacctctgctccctggcacagTGAGAGCAGTGGTTGGTTTCAGTGCCGACCTACGTGCATACCTGACTGAGGAGCTGCCCATGGAAAATGGTGTTCACCACTTTCAGAACCTGCTTGGTGAGCTTCCTTTGCGAGAAAGGGATGAGGATCCTGCGCTTCGTCCCTTCagactccagctcctgctgcacttTGTCCAACAGCTCACAAAGAAATTCCTGAGCGTCCTGCTGATCGTAACCTCGAAATGCTGGAATCAAACTCCACACAGAGTGCAGCATGGCAAATGGAGACACTAATGCCCACTTCCCAGACCACATTACTCTGAAGAGGGTGTGCAGTTCGTGACAGAGAGAGATGTGCTTTGAACTTGGTTCCTTGGGCTGTATTAGTTCCAAACTCCTGCTAATTGAGGACCCACCATTTAAGCCAACTGGCAAGCTTTGCCTGCCATATGACCCCATTTTGTCACTCTTCCCTGACTCATTAGCAGCAGATCCGTTTGCCAACTTGCCAGACATTCTAGACTTCCCGTTCACGGTTTTGGCTAAGAGTTCTTCAGTTTCACAGAGGTCAAGTGTCAAAAAACATTCTCTAAATTTCTGGAGGTGACTTAGCACTTGCAGAATAGAGTTCATGTAGCATGTGTTTCCAAGGTTCCTTAAACCAGTCACACCTGGAGTCATAAGGGGCTTGCGCCGGATGGAATAAAACTGTTTGAATTTGCTGCTCTGCACTCTCCTTGAGGTAGGGGAAGCTGTTGCCATCTCTCTGAATTTCCTTGGAATCAGGTTCTCTCTGTGAACATGAGACAACAGCCTTGCGCTCTTTCTGGGAGGAGTGTttgccagctcctccagaagccGCCGTTTCATCTCCTGTCGTCGCTGCCTGGCtgcttccttctttttctccagTTCCTCCAGTCGTTTCTTTTGTTCTAGTTTCAACTGGCCTCTCGAACTCTTATCAAACCAGGTCCGCAGCGCTTTTGCTAGCAAGGACTGCCGCCTGTGCCAGAGAGCAGTGAGCATCTGAGGCTGTCCCTGAGGGGTCCTTTGATGGCTGCATACGTCCTCCCCCAAAGCCATTGATCGCAATGTCCTACCACTTCTTGTTGATGGATCATGCTTTTGACTTCTAATTGCTGACAGAGAGCTTCTTAGCAATTTCAAATCACCCTCGGGATTATCATTCAAGACATAGTCTTCACAAAGGTAACAAAACACATAGAGATCGTTAACCTCCATTGCCAGCGGGTGTCTGGTTTCTTCAAAGTGTTTAAGTGCATGTTCCTCAATGTACCTTCCACAGGCCACATGGGAGCATTTCAGACATGCCCATATCGACTCTGTTGTCTTGCAGTCCATGCAGTGCCACTTCTGGGGGTTCAGGATAGAATGGTCTTGGGCGAGTCGTAGCCGCCCAACATGTTTGCATCTATCCATGTCTTACAGAAGTCTCCACTGCTTTAACCTTGAAgggtaaaggagaaaaaagaaaaggacctTAGAACTATCGTACATATTTAAATCCATCTCTTTTGTCCAAGACATAAAGAAGACCTAAAGAGATACAGGCATGTCATGTCTTGTCAAGTCCAATTACATTATTTCCTTTCATAGACTTTAttactgggcacttttaaaagcagtttttaGTACCAGATACAGACTTGACAAGCTCCAAAGAATGAAGCTCTCTGCCTGCCTACTAAAGACAGTTCAGACAGAGACAGTGGGACCTGCCGATGTGTTTTACCTGCCCTGGGTGGAATCACTTGTAAGAGGGAAGAGAGGAATTCAGCCCATGTACCTATTTAATCTTTAGCTATGCCCTTGGAATTGATAAGCTTAAGGCTAAATTTTGCTGGTGGTTTTGTAACTGGAACTTCTGTTTGCTAGAAACTGGACCTAGATTGTAGAAATTATTGCAGAGAAACTACACAGATGCTGGATAACTGCCATGACCAACCTGGGCTGTGCCGGATTGGTAAAGAGTCTGCATCCCACTGTCAATCTCTTGAATTCTTCATTCATTTTCCTACATTACACATTTTCCCCACCAGACAAAGGTTTGATAAAACAAGCATTTAC contains these protein-coding regions:
- the USP49 gene encoding ubiquitin carboxyl-terminal hydrolase 49 isoform X1, which translates into the protein MDRCKHVGRLRLAQDHSILNPQKWHCMDCKTTESIWACLKCSHVACGRYIEEHALKHFEETRHPLAMEVNDLYVFCYLCEDYVLNDNPEGDLKLLRSSLSAIRSQKHDPSTRSGRTLRSMALGEDVCSHQRTPQGQPQMLTALWHRRQSLLAKALRTWFDKSSRGQLKLEQKKRLEELEKKKEAARQRRQEMKRRLLEELANTPPRKSARLLSHVHRENLIPRKFREMATASPTSRRVQSSKFKQFYSIRRKPLMTPGVTGLRNLGNTCYMNSILQVLSHLQKFRECFLTLDLCETEELLAKTVNGKSRMSGKLANGSAANESGKSDKMGSYGRQSLPVGLNGGSSISRSLELIQPKEPSSKHISLCHELHTLFRVMWSGKWALVSPFAMLHSVWSLIPAFRGYDQQDAQEFLCELLDKVQQELESEGTKRRILIPFSQRKLTKQVLKVVNTIFHGQLLSQVTCITCNYKSNTVEPFWDLSLEFPERYHSIEKGVVPVNQTECMLTEMLAKFTETEALEGRIYACDQCNSKRRKSSPKPLVLSEAKKQLMIYRLPQVLRLHLKRFRWSGRNHREKIGVHVLFDQVLNMEPYCCRDSLSSLDKETFVYDLSAVVMHHGKGFGSGHYTAYCYNTEGGFWVHCNDSKLNVCSVEEVCKTQAYILFYTQRTVQGKAGISETQLQAQVPSKNSDKDRRLTFP
- the USP49 gene encoding ubiquitin carboxyl-terminal hydrolase 49 isoform X2, with the protein product MDRCKHVGRLRLAQDHSILNPQKWHCMDCKTTESIWACLKCSHVACGRYIEEHALKHFEETRHPLAMEVNDLYVFCYLCEDYVLNDNPEGDLKLLRSSLSAIRSQKHDPSTRSGRTLRSMALGEDVCSHQRTPQGQPQMLTALWHRRQSLLAKALRTWFDKSSRGQLKLEQKKRLEELEKKKEAARQRRQEMKRRLLEELANTPPRKSARLLSHVHRENLIPRKFREMATASPTSRRVQSSKFKQFYSIRRKPLMTPGVTGLRNLGNTCYMNSILQVLSHLQKFRECFLTLDLCETEELLAKTVNGKSRMSGKLANGSAANESGKSDKMGSYGRQSLPVGLNGGSSISRSLELIQPKEPSSKHISLCHELHTLFRVMWSGKWALVSPFAMLHSVWSLIPAFRGYDQQDAQEFLCELLDKVQQELESEGTKRRILIPFSQRKLTKQVLKVVNTIFHGQLLSQVTCITCNYKSNTVEPFWDLSLEFPERYHSIEKGVVPVNQTECMLTEMLAKFTETEALEGRIYACDQCNSKRRKSSPKPLVLSEAKKQLMIYRLPQVLRLHLKRFRWSGRNHREKIGVHVLFDQVLNMEPYCCRDSLSSLDKETFVYDLSAVVMHHGKGFGSGHYTAYCYNTEGGFWVHCNDSKLNVCSVEEVCKTQAYILFYTQRTVQGKAGISETQLQAQE
- the USP49 gene encoding ubiquitin carboxyl-terminal hydrolase 49 isoform X3 is translated as MDRCKHVGRLRLAQDHSILNPQKWHCMDCKTTESIWACLKCSHVACGRYIEEHALKHFEETRHPLAMEVNDLYVFCYLCEDYVLNDNPEGDLKLLRSSLSAIRSQKHDPSTRSGRTLRSMALGEDVCSHQRTPQGQPQMLTALWHRRQSLLAKALRTWFDKSSRGQLKLEQKKRLEELEKKKEAARQRRQEMKRRLLEELANTPPRKSARLLSHVHRENLIPRKFREMATASPTSRRVQSSKFKQFYSIRRKPLMTPGVTGLRNLGNTCYMNSILQVLSHLQKFRECFLTLDLCETEELLAKTVNGKSRMSGKLANGSAANESGKSDKMGSYGRQSLPVGLNGGSSISRSLELIQPKEPSSKHISLCHELHTLFRVMWSGKWALVSPFAMLHSVWSLIPAFRGYDQQDAQEFLCELLDKVQQELESEGTKRRILIPFSQRKLTKQVLKVVNTIFHGQLLSQVTCITCNYKSNTVEPFWDLSLEFPERYHSIEKGVVPVNQTECMLTEMLAKFTETEALEGRIYACDQCNSKRRKSSPKPLVLSEAKKQLMIYRLPQVLRLHLKRFRWSGRNHREKIGVHVLFDQVFGSTAMTPN